One Caretta caretta isolate rCarCar2 chromosome 8, rCarCar1.hap1, whole genome shotgun sequence DNA window includes the following coding sequences:
- the LOC125640950 gene encoding histidine--tRNA ligase, cytoplasmic isoform X4 codes for MNWLRPLAAGGCRVPLGGQHLAPSYALRAFAAHPQNQVAEGVVKLQQPKPQLGTDEGKKNFILKTPKGTRDYSPKQTAIREKVFNTIISCFKRHGAEVIDTPVFELKDFDIAGQFDPMIPDAECLKIVHEILSMLQLGDFLIKVNDRRILHGVFAVCGIPDSLFHSTCSTVDKLNKATWEDVKSEMVGEKGLSPEAVDRIGEYIQLHGGLGLIEQLLQDTKLSQNKLAREGLGDMKLLFEYLTLFGIADKISFDLSLARGLDYYTGVIYEAILLQPRNDHKEEPVSVGSVAGGGRYDGLVGMFDPKGRKVPCVGVSIGIERIFSIMEQKVEVSKEKIRTTETQVLVATPQKNFLDVRLKLISELWDSGIKAEMLYKKNPKLLNQLQYCEDMGIPLAAIVGEQELKNGIVKLRVIASREEVSSQTAALGSTAWGGGDQPSVEKEVVLDYLEKLDKHKSMGPDALHLRVLKELADVIAEPLAIIFENSWRSGEVLDDWKKANVVPIFKKGKKEDPGNYRPVSLTSVPGKIMEQVLKESILKHLEEGKVIRNSQHAFTKGKSCLTNLIAFYDEITGSVDEGKAVDVWFLDFSKAFRL; via the exons ATGAACTGGCTGCGCCCCCTCGCCGCGGGGGGCTGCCGGGTGCCCTTGGGGGGCCAGCACCTGGCACCGTCCTACGCCCTGCGGGCCTTTGCTGCCCACCCCCAAAACCAG GTGGCAGAGGGTGTGGTAAAGCTCCAGCAGCCAAAGCCACAGCTGGGAActgatgaggggaaaaaaaacttcattCTGAAAACCCCCAAG GGCACCAGGGACTACAGCCCCAAGCAAACAGCCATCCGGGAGAAAGTCTTCAACACCATCATCAGCTGCTTCAAGCGCCATGGGGCTGAGGTCATCGACACCCCTGTGTTTGAGCTGAAG GACTTTGACATCGCTGGCCAATTTGACCCTATGATTCCTGATGCTGAGTGTCTGAAGATCGTGCATGAGATCCTGAGCATGTTGCAGCTCGGAGACTTCCTCATTAAG GTCAATGACCGGCGCATTTTGCATGGAGTTTTTGCAGTATGTGGCATTCCAGACAGCCTGTTCCATAGCACTTGCTCTACTGTGGACAAACTGAACAAG GCAACATGGGAGGATGTGAAGAGCGAGATGGTTGGAGAGAAAGGTCTCTCACCCGAGGCTGTGGATCGTATCGGGGAATACATTCAACTGCATG gtgggctGGGTCTGATTGAGCAGCTGCTCCAGGACACTAAGCTGTCCCAGAACAAGTTGGCCCGGGAGGGGCTGGGAGACATGAAGCTGCTGTTTGAGTACCTGACCCTGTTTGGCATTGCAGATAAG ATCTCCTTCGACTTGAGCCTGGCACGGGGTCTGGATTATTACACTGGTGTGATCTACGAGGCCATCCTGCTGCAGCCTCGGAACGACCACAAGGAGGAGCCAGTCAGCGTGGGCAGTGTGGCTGGAGGTGGCCGCTATGATGGGCTGGTGGGGATGTTCGATCCCAAGGGGCGGAAGGTGCCCTGTGTGGGAGTCAGCATCGGAATCGAGCGGATCTTCTCCATCATGGAGCAGAAAGTGGAG GTTTCTAAGGAGAAGATCCGGACGACTGAGACGCAGGTGCTGGTGGCAACCCCGCAGAAGAACTTCCTTGATGTAAGATTGAAACtcatctctgaactctgggattCTGGGATCAAG GCAGAGATGCTGTATAAGAAGAACCCCAAGCTGCTGAACCAGCTGCAATATTGTGAAGACATGGGAATCCCTCTCGCAGCCATTGTAGGAGAGCAGGAGCTGAAGAATGGAATTGTCAAGCTACGAGTCATAGCTAGCAGGGAAGAG gtcagctcccagactgctgcactgggcagcacagcatggggaggaggtgaccagccctctgtggagaaagaagtcgttttggactatttagaaaagctggacaagcacaagtccatgggaccggatgcgttgcatctgagagtgctgaaggagttggcggatgtgattgcagagccattggccattatctttgaaaactcttggcgatcgggggaagtcctggacgactggaaaaaggctaacgtagtgcccatctttaaaaaagggaagaaggaggatcctgggaactacaggccagtcagcctcacctcagtccctggaaaaatcatggagcaggtcctcaaggaatcaattctgaagcacttagaggaggggaaagtgatcaggaacagtcagcatgcattcaccaagggcaagtcatgcctgactaatctaattgccttctatgacgagataactggttctgtggatgaagggaaagcagtggacgtgtggttccttgactttagcaaagcttttagactttag
- the LOC125640950 gene encoding histidine--tRNA ligase, cytoplasmic isoform X2 — protein sequence MNWLRPLAAGGCRVPLGGQHLAPSYALRAFAAHPQNQVAEGVVKLQQPKPQLGTDEGKKNFILKTPKGTRDYSPKQTAIREKVFNTIISCFKRHGAEVIDTPVFELKETLTGKYGEDSKLIYDLKDQGGELLSLRYDLTVPFARYLAMNKITNIKRYHIAKVYRRDNPAMTKGRYREFYQCDFDIAGQFDPMIPDAECLKIVHEILSMLQLGDFLIKVNDRRILHGVFAVCGIPDSLFHSTCSTVDKLNKATWEDVKSEMVGEKGLSPEAVDRIGEYIQLHGGLGLIEQLLQDTKLSQNKLAREGLGDMKLLFEYLTLFGIADKISFDLSLARGLDYYTGVIYEAILLQPRNDHKEEPVSVGSVAGGGRYDGLVGMFDPKGRKVPCVGVSIGIERIFSIMEQKVEVSKEKIRTTETQVLVATPQKNFLDVRLKLISELWDSGIKAEMLYKKNPKLLNQLQYCEDMGIPLAAIVGEQELKNGIVKLRVIASREEVSSQTAALGSTAWGGGDQPSVEKEVVLDYLEKLDKHKSMGPDALHLRVLKELADVIAEPLAIIFENSWRSGEVLDDWKKANVVPIFKKGKKEDPGNYRPVSLTSVPGKIMEQVLKESILKHLEEGKVIRNSQHAFTKGKSCLTNLIAFYDEITGSVDEGKAVDVWFLDFSKAFRL from the exons ATGAACTGGCTGCGCCCCCTCGCCGCGGGGGGCTGCCGGGTGCCCTTGGGGGGCCAGCACCTGGCACCGTCCTACGCCCTGCGGGCCTTTGCTGCCCACCCCCAAAACCAG GTGGCAGAGGGTGTGGTAAAGCTCCAGCAGCCAAAGCCACAGCTGGGAActgatgaggggaaaaaaaacttcattCTGAAAACCCCCAAG GGCACCAGGGACTACAGCCCCAAGCAAACAGCCATCCGGGAGAAAGTCTTCAACACCATCATCAGCTGCTTCAAGCGCCATGGGGCTGAGGTCATCGACACCCCTGTGTTTGAGCTGAAG GAAACTCTGACGGGGAAATACGGGGAGGACTCAAAGCTCATCTATGACCTGAAAGACCAGGGTGGAGAGCTGCTGTCTCTTCGCTACGACCTGACT GTGCCCTTTGCTCGTTATTTGGCAATGAACAAAATCACCAACATTAAGCGCTACCACATTGCCAAAGTTTACAGACGGGATAATCCGGCCATGACGAAGGGCCGCTACAGGGAGTTCTACCAGTGT GACTTTGACATCGCTGGCCAATTTGACCCTATGATTCCTGATGCTGAGTGTCTGAAGATCGTGCATGAGATCCTGAGCATGTTGCAGCTCGGAGACTTCCTCATTAAG GTCAATGACCGGCGCATTTTGCATGGAGTTTTTGCAGTATGTGGCATTCCAGACAGCCTGTTCCATAGCACTTGCTCTACTGTGGACAAACTGAACAAG GCAACATGGGAGGATGTGAAGAGCGAGATGGTTGGAGAGAAAGGTCTCTCACCCGAGGCTGTGGATCGTATCGGGGAATACATTCAACTGCATG gtgggctGGGTCTGATTGAGCAGCTGCTCCAGGACACTAAGCTGTCCCAGAACAAGTTGGCCCGGGAGGGGCTGGGAGACATGAAGCTGCTGTTTGAGTACCTGACCCTGTTTGGCATTGCAGATAAG ATCTCCTTCGACTTGAGCCTGGCACGGGGTCTGGATTATTACACTGGTGTGATCTACGAGGCCATCCTGCTGCAGCCTCGGAACGACCACAAGGAGGAGCCAGTCAGCGTGGGCAGTGTGGCTGGAGGTGGCCGCTATGATGGGCTGGTGGGGATGTTCGATCCCAAGGGGCGGAAGGTGCCCTGTGTGGGAGTCAGCATCGGAATCGAGCGGATCTTCTCCATCATGGAGCAGAAAGTGGAG GTTTCTAAGGAGAAGATCCGGACGACTGAGACGCAGGTGCTGGTGGCAACCCCGCAGAAGAACTTCCTTGATGTAAGATTGAAACtcatctctgaactctgggattCTGGGATCAAG GCAGAGATGCTGTATAAGAAGAACCCCAAGCTGCTGAACCAGCTGCAATATTGTGAAGACATGGGAATCCCTCTCGCAGCCATTGTAGGAGAGCAGGAGCTGAAGAATGGAATTGTCAAGCTACGAGTCATAGCTAGCAGGGAAGAG gtcagctcccagactgctgcactgggcagcacagcatggggaggaggtgaccagccctctgtggagaaagaagtcgttttggactatttagaaaagctggacaagcacaagtccatgggaccggatgcgttgcatctgagagtgctgaaggagttggcggatgtgattgcagagccattggccattatctttgaaaactcttggcgatcgggggaagtcctggacgactggaaaaaggctaacgtagtgcccatctttaaaaaagggaagaaggaggatcctgggaactacaggccagtcagcctcacctcagtccctggaaaaatcatggagcaggtcctcaaggaatcaattctgaagcacttagaggaggggaaagtgatcaggaacagtcagcatgcattcaccaagggcaagtcatgcctgactaatctaattgccttctatgacgagataactggttctgtggatgaagggaaagcagtggacgtgtggttccttgactttagcaaagcttttagactttag
- the LOC125640950 gene encoding histidine--tRNA ligase, cytoplasmic isoform X3 encodes MNWLRPLAAGGCRVPLGGQHLAPSYALRAFAAHPQNQVAEGVVKLQQPKPQLGTDEGKKNFILKTPKGTRDYSPKQTAIREKVFNTIISCFKRHGAEVIDTPVFELKDFDIAGQFDPMIPDAECLKIVHEILSMLQLGDFLIKVNDRRILHGVFAVCGIPDSLFHSTCSTVDKLNKATWEDVKSEMVGEKGLSPEAVDRIGEYIQLHAGGLGLIEQLLQDTKLSQNKLAREGLGDMKLLFEYLTLFGIADKISFDLSLARGLDYYTGVIYEAILLQPRNDHKEEPVSVGSVAGGGRYDGLVGMFDPKGRKVPCVGVSIGIERIFSIMEQKVEVSKEKIRTTETQVLVATPQKNFLDVRLKLISELWDSGIKAEMLYKKNPKLLNQLQYCEDMGIPLAAIVGEQELKNGIVKLRVIASREEVSSQTAALGSTAWGGGDQPSVEKEVVLDYLEKLDKHKSMGPDALHLRVLKELADVIAEPLAIIFENSWRSGEVLDDWKKANVVPIFKKGKKEDPGNYRPVSLTSVPGKIMEQVLKESILKHLEEGKVIRNSQHAFTKGKSCLTNLIAFYDEITGSVDEGKAVDVWFLDFSKAFRL; translated from the exons ATGAACTGGCTGCGCCCCCTCGCCGCGGGGGGCTGCCGGGTGCCCTTGGGGGGCCAGCACCTGGCACCGTCCTACGCCCTGCGGGCCTTTGCTGCCCACCCCCAAAACCAG GTGGCAGAGGGTGTGGTAAAGCTCCAGCAGCCAAAGCCACAGCTGGGAActgatgaggggaaaaaaaacttcattCTGAAAACCCCCAAG GGCACCAGGGACTACAGCCCCAAGCAAACAGCCATCCGGGAGAAAGTCTTCAACACCATCATCAGCTGCTTCAAGCGCCATGGGGCTGAGGTCATCGACACCCCTGTGTTTGAGCTGAAG GACTTTGACATCGCTGGCCAATTTGACCCTATGATTCCTGATGCTGAGTGTCTGAAGATCGTGCATGAGATCCTGAGCATGTTGCAGCTCGGAGACTTCCTCATTAAG GTCAATGACCGGCGCATTTTGCATGGAGTTTTTGCAGTATGTGGCATTCCAGACAGCCTGTTCCATAGCACTTGCTCTACTGTGGACAAACTGAACAAG GCAACATGGGAGGATGTGAAGAGCGAGATGGTTGGAGAGAAAGGTCTCTCACCCGAGGCTGTGGATCGTATCGGGGAATACATTCAACTGCATG caggtgggctGGGTCTGATTGAGCAGCTGCTCCAGGACACTAAGCTGTCCCAGAACAAGTTGGCCCGGGAGGGGCTGGGAGACATGAAGCTGCTGTTTGAGTACCTGACCCTGTTTGGCATTGCAGATAAG ATCTCCTTCGACTTGAGCCTGGCACGGGGTCTGGATTATTACACTGGTGTGATCTACGAGGCCATCCTGCTGCAGCCTCGGAACGACCACAAGGAGGAGCCAGTCAGCGTGGGCAGTGTGGCTGGAGGTGGCCGCTATGATGGGCTGGTGGGGATGTTCGATCCCAAGGGGCGGAAGGTGCCCTGTGTGGGAGTCAGCATCGGAATCGAGCGGATCTTCTCCATCATGGAGCAGAAAGTGGAG GTTTCTAAGGAGAAGATCCGGACGACTGAGACGCAGGTGCTGGTGGCAACCCCGCAGAAGAACTTCCTTGATGTAAGATTGAAACtcatctctgaactctgggattCTGGGATCAAG GCAGAGATGCTGTATAAGAAGAACCCCAAGCTGCTGAACCAGCTGCAATATTGTGAAGACATGGGAATCCCTCTCGCAGCCATTGTAGGAGAGCAGGAGCTGAAGAATGGAATTGTCAAGCTACGAGTCATAGCTAGCAGGGAAGAG gtcagctcccagactgctgcactgggcagcacagcatggggaggaggtgaccagccctctgtggagaaagaagtcgttttggactatttagaaaagctggacaagcacaagtccatgggaccggatgcgttgcatctgagagtgctgaaggagttggcggatgtgattgcagagccattggccattatctttgaaaactcttggcgatcgggggaagtcctggacgactggaaaaaggctaacgtagtgcccatctttaaaaaagggaagaaggaggatcctgggaactacaggccagtcagcctcacctcagtccctggaaaaatcatggagcaggtcctcaaggaatcaattctgaagcacttagaggaggggaaagtgatcaggaacagtcagcatgcattcaccaagggcaagtcatgcctgactaatctaattgccttctatgacgagataactggttctgtggatgaagggaaagcagtggacgtgtggttccttgactttagcaaagcttttagactttag
- the LOC125640950 gene encoding histidine--tRNA ligase, cytoplasmic isoform X1: MNWLRPLAAGGCRVPLGGQHLAPSYALRAFAAHPQNQVAEGVVKLQQPKPQLGTDEGKKNFILKTPKGTRDYSPKQTAIREKVFNTIISCFKRHGAEVIDTPVFELKETLTGKYGEDSKLIYDLKDQGGELLSLRYDLTVPFARYLAMNKITNIKRYHIAKVYRRDNPAMTKGRYREFYQCDFDIAGQFDPMIPDAECLKIVHEILSMLQLGDFLIKVNDRRILHGVFAVCGIPDSLFHSTCSTVDKLNKATWEDVKSEMVGEKGLSPEAVDRIGEYIQLHAGGLGLIEQLLQDTKLSQNKLAREGLGDMKLLFEYLTLFGIADKISFDLSLARGLDYYTGVIYEAILLQPRNDHKEEPVSVGSVAGGGRYDGLVGMFDPKGRKVPCVGVSIGIERIFSIMEQKVEVSKEKIRTTETQVLVATPQKNFLDVRLKLISELWDSGIKAEMLYKKNPKLLNQLQYCEDMGIPLAAIVGEQELKNGIVKLRVIASREEVSSQTAALGSTAWGGGDQPSVEKEVVLDYLEKLDKHKSMGPDALHLRVLKELADVIAEPLAIIFENSWRSGEVLDDWKKANVVPIFKKGKKEDPGNYRPVSLTSVPGKIMEQVLKESILKHLEEGKVIRNSQHAFTKGKSCLTNLIAFYDEITGSVDEGKAVDVWFLDFSKAFRL; this comes from the exons ATGAACTGGCTGCGCCCCCTCGCCGCGGGGGGCTGCCGGGTGCCCTTGGGGGGCCAGCACCTGGCACCGTCCTACGCCCTGCGGGCCTTTGCTGCCCACCCCCAAAACCAG GTGGCAGAGGGTGTGGTAAAGCTCCAGCAGCCAAAGCCACAGCTGGGAActgatgaggggaaaaaaaacttcattCTGAAAACCCCCAAG GGCACCAGGGACTACAGCCCCAAGCAAACAGCCATCCGGGAGAAAGTCTTCAACACCATCATCAGCTGCTTCAAGCGCCATGGGGCTGAGGTCATCGACACCCCTGTGTTTGAGCTGAAG GAAACTCTGACGGGGAAATACGGGGAGGACTCAAAGCTCATCTATGACCTGAAAGACCAGGGTGGAGAGCTGCTGTCTCTTCGCTACGACCTGACT GTGCCCTTTGCTCGTTATTTGGCAATGAACAAAATCACCAACATTAAGCGCTACCACATTGCCAAAGTTTACAGACGGGATAATCCGGCCATGACGAAGGGCCGCTACAGGGAGTTCTACCAGTGT GACTTTGACATCGCTGGCCAATTTGACCCTATGATTCCTGATGCTGAGTGTCTGAAGATCGTGCATGAGATCCTGAGCATGTTGCAGCTCGGAGACTTCCTCATTAAG GTCAATGACCGGCGCATTTTGCATGGAGTTTTTGCAGTATGTGGCATTCCAGACAGCCTGTTCCATAGCACTTGCTCTACTGTGGACAAACTGAACAAG GCAACATGGGAGGATGTGAAGAGCGAGATGGTTGGAGAGAAAGGTCTCTCACCCGAGGCTGTGGATCGTATCGGGGAATACATTCAACTGCATG caggtgggctGGGTCTGATTGAGCAGCTGCTCCAGGACACTAAGCTGTCCCAGAACAAGTTGGCCCGGGAGGGGCTGGGAGACATGAAGCTGCTGTTTGAGTACCTGACCCTGTTTGGCATTGCAGATAAG ATCTCCTTCGACTTGAGCCTGGCACGGGGTCTGGATTATTACACTGGTGTGATCTACGAGGCCATCCTGCTGCAGCCTCGGAACGACCACAAGGAGGAGCCAGTCAGCGTGGGCAGTGTGGCTGGAGGTGGCCGCTATGATGGGCTGGTGGGGATGTTCGATCCCAAGGGGCGGAAGGTGCCCTGTGTGGGAGTCAGCATCGGAATCGAGCGGATCTTCTCCATCATGGAGCAGAAAGTGGAG GTTTCTAAGGAGAAGATCCGGACGACTGAGACGCAGGTGCTGGTGGCAACCCCGCAGAAGAACTTCCTTGATGTAAGATTGAAACtcatctctgaactctgggattCTGGGATCAAG GCAGAGATGCTGTATAAGAAGAACCCCAAGCTGCTGAACCAGCTGCAATATTGTGAAGACATGGGAATCCCTCTCGCAGCCATTGTAGGAGAGCAGGAGCTGAAGAATGGAATTGTCAAGCTACGAGTCATAGCTAGCAGGGAAGAG gtcagctcccagactgctgcactgggcagcacagcatggggaggaggtgaccagccctctgtggagaaagaagtcgttttggactatttagaaaagctggacaagcacaagtccatgggaccggatgcgttgcatctgagagtgctgaaggagttggcggatgtgattgcagagccattggccattatctttgaaaactcttggcgatcgggggaagtcctggacgactggaaaaaggctaacgtagtgcccatctttaaaaaagggaagaaggaggatcctgggaactacaggccagtcagcctcacctcagtccctggaaaaatcatggagcaggtcctcaaggaatcaattctgaagcacttagaggaggggaaagtgatcaggaacagtcagcatgcattcaccaagggcaagtcatgcctgactaatctaattgccttctatgacgagataactggttctgtggatgaagggaaagcagtggacgtgtggttccttgactttagcaaagcttttagactttag
- the LOC125640950 gene encoding histidine--tRNA ligase, cytoplasmic isoform X6 — protein MNWLRPLAAGGCRVPLGGQHLAPSYALRAFAAHPQNQVAEGVVKLQQPKPQLGTDEGKKNFILKTPKGTRDYSPKQTAIREKVFNTIISCFKRHGAEVIDTPVFELKETLTGKYGEDSKLIYDLKDQGGELLSLRYDLTVPFARYLAMNKITNIKRYHIAKVYRRDNPAMTKGRYREFYQCDFDIAGQFDPMIPDAECLKIVHEILSMLQLGDFLIKVNDRRILHGVFAVCGIPDSLFHSTCSTVDKLNKATWEDVKSEMVGEKGLSPEAVDRIGEYIQLHGGLGLIEQLLQDTKLSQNKLAREGLGDMKLLFEYLTLFGIADKISFDLSLARGLDYYTGVIYEAILLQPRNDHKEEPVSVGSVAGGGRYDGLVGMFDPKGRKVPCVGVSIGIERIFSIMEQKVEVSKEKIRTTETQVLVATPQKNFLDVRLKLISELWDSGIKAEMLYKKNPKLLNQLQYCEDMGIPLAAIVGEQELKNGIVKLRVIASREEVDIPREKLAEEIRKRVES, from the exons ATGAACTGGCTGCGCCCCCTCGCCGCGGGGGGCTGCCGGGTGCCCTTGGGGGGCCAGCACCTGGCACCGTCCTACGCCCTGCGGGCCTTTGCTGCCCACCCCCAAAACCAG GTGGCAGAGGGTGTGGTAAAGCTCCAGCAGCCAAAGCCACAGCTGGGAActgatgaggggaaaaaaaacttcattCTGAAAACCCCCAAG GGCACCAGGGACTACAGCCCCAAGCAAACAGCCATCCGGGAGAAAGTCTTCAACACCATCATCAGCTGCTTCAAGCGCCATGGGGCTGAGGTCATCGACACCCCTGTGTTTGAGCTGAAG GAAACTCTGACGGGGAAATACGGGGAGGACTCAAAGCTCATCTATGACCTGAAAGACCAGGGTGGAGAGCTGCTGTCTCTTCGCTACGACCTGACT GTGCCCTTTGCTCGTTATTTGGCAATGAACAAAATCACCAACATTAAGCGCTACCACATTGCCAAAGTTTACAGACGGGATAATCCGGCCATGACGAAGGGCCGCTACAGGGAGTTCTACCAGTGT GACTTTGACATCGCTGGCCAATTTGACCCTATGATTCCTGATGCTGAGTGTCTGAAGATCGTGCATGAGATCCTGAGCATGTTGCAGCTCGGAGACTTCCTCATTAAG GTCAATGACCGGCGCATTTTGCATGGAGTTTTTGCAGTATGTGGCATTCCAGACAGCCTGTTCCATAGCACTTGCTCTACTGTGGACAAACTGAACAAG GCAACATGGGAGGATGTGAAGAGCGAGATGGTTGGAGAGAAAGGTCTCTCACCCGAGGCTGTGGATCGTATCGGGGAATACATTCAACTGCATG gtgggctGGGTCTGATTGAGCAGCTGCTCCAGGACACTAAGCTGTCCCAGAACAAGTTGGCCCGGGAGGGGCTGGGAGACATGAAGCTGCTGTTTGAGTACCTGACCCTGTTTGGCATTGCAGATAAG ATCTCCTTCGACTTGAGCCTGGCACGGGGTCTGGATTATTACACTGGTGTGATCTACGAGGCCATCCTGCTGCAGCCTCGGAACGACCACAAGGAGGAGCCAGTCAGCGTGGGCAGTGTGGCTGGAGGTGGCCGCTATGATGGGCTGGTGGGGATGTTCGATCCCAAGGGGCGGAAGGTGCCCTGTGTGGGAGTCAGCATCGGAATCGAGCGGATCTTCTCCATCATGGAGCAGAAAGTGGAG GTTTCTAAGGAGAAGATCCGGACGACTGAGACGCAGGTGCTGGTGGCAACCCCGCAGAAGAACTTCCTTGATGTAAGATTGAAACtcatctctgaactctgggattCTGGGATCAAG GCAGAGATGCTGTATAAGAAGAACCCCAAGCTGCTGAACCAGCTGCAATATTGTGAAGACATGGGAATCCCTCTCGCAGCCATTGTAGGAGAGCAGGAGCTGAAGAATGGAATTGTCAAGCTACGAGTCATAGCTAGCAGGGAAGAG GTCGATATCCCTAGGGAGAAGCTTGCTGAGGAAATCAGAAAAAGGGTGGAGTCCTAG
- the LOC125640950 gene encoding histidine--tRNA ligase, cytoplasmic isoform X7 produces the protein MNWLRPLAAGGCRVPLGGQHLAPSYALRAFAAHPQNQVAEGVVKLQQPKPQLGTDEGKKNFILKTPKGTRDYSPKQTAIREKVFNTIISCFKRHGAEVIDTPVFELKDFDIAGQFDPMIPDAECLKIVHEILSMLQLGDFLIKVNDRRILHGVFAVCGIPDSLFHSTCSTVDKLNKATWEDVKSEMVGEKGLSPEAVDRIGEYIQLHGGLGLIEQLLQDTKLSQNKLAREGLGDMKLLFEYLTLFGIADKISFDLSLARGLDYYTGVIYEAILLQPRNDHKEEPVSVGSVAGGGRYDGLVGMFDPKGRKVPCVGVSIGIERIFSIMEQKVEVSKEKIRTTETQVLVATPQKNFLDVRLKLISELWDSGIKAEMLYKKNPKLLNQLQYCEDMGIPLAAIVGEQELKNGIVKLRVIASREEVDIPREKLAEEIRKRVES, from the exons ATGAACTGGCTGCGCCCCCTCGCCGCGGGGGGCTGCCGGGTGCCCTTGGGGGGCCAGCACCTGGCACCGTCCTACGCCCTGCGGGCCTTTGCTGCCCACCCCCAAAACCAG GTGGCAGAGGGTGTGGTAAAGCTCCAGCAGCCAAAGCCACAGCTGGGAActgatgaggggaaaaaaaacttcattCTGAAAACCCCCAAG GGCACCAGGGACTACAGCCCCAAGCAAACAGCCATCCGGGAGAAAGTCTTCAACACCATCATCAGCTGCTTCAAGCGCCATGGGGCTGAGGTCATCGACACCCCTGTGTTTGAGCTGAAG GACTTTGACATCGCTGGCCAATTTGACCCTATGATTCCTGATGCTGAGTGTCTGAAGATCGTGCATGAGATCCTGAGCATGTTGCAGCTCGGAGACTTCCTCATTAAG GTCAATGACCGGCGCATTTTGCATGGAGTTTTTGCAGTATGTGGCATTCCAGACAGCCTGTTCCATAGCACTTGCTCTACTGTGGACAAACTGAACAAG GCAACATGGGAGGATGTGAAGAGCGAGATGGTTGGAGAGAAAGGTCTCTCACCCGAGGCTGTGGATCGTATCGGGGAATACATTCAACTGCATG gtgggctGGGTCTGATTGAGCAGCTGCTCCAGGACACTAAGCTGTCCCAGAACAAGTTGGCCCGGGAGGGGCTGGGAGACATGAAGCTGCTGTTTGAGTACCTGACCCTGTTTGGCATTGCAGATAAG ATCTCCTTCGACTTGAGCCTGGCACGGGGTCTGGATTATTACACTGGTGTGATCTACGAGGCCATCCTGCTGCAGCCTCGGAACGACCACAAGGAGGAGCCAGTCAGCGTGGGCAGTGTGGCTGGAGGTGGCCGCTATGATGGGCTGGTGGGGATGTTCGATCCCAAGGGGCGGAAGGTGCCCTGTGTGGGAGTCAGCATCGGAATCGAGCGGATCTTCTCCATCATGGAGCAGAAAGTGGAG GTTTCTAAGGAGAAGATCCGGACGACTGAGACGCAGGTGCTGGTGGCAACCCCGCAGAAGAACTTCCTTGATGTAAGATTGAAACtcatctctgaactctgggattCTGGGATCAAG GCAGAGATGCTGTATAAGAAGAACCCCAAGCTGCTGAACCAGCTGCAATATTGTGAAGACATGGGAATCCCTCTCGCAGCCATTGTAGGAGAGCAGGAGCTGAAGAATGGAATTGTCAAGCTACGAGTCATAGCTAGCAGGGAAGAG GTCGATATCCCTAGGGAGAAGCTTGCTGAGGAAATCAGAAAAAGGGTGGAGTCCTAG